From the genome of Hymenobacter gelipurpurascens:
GCCCTCTTTTCTGGAAGAGTTCTTTCGGAACCCCGCTACCGTTGGCTCTCTGGTGCCCAGTTCTCAGGCTCTGACCGACAAGGTGCTGGAACCCATTGACTTTGCCACTGCCCACTGTATTGTAGAATACGGTCCCGGCACGGGTGTTTTTACCGATGTGCTGATGCGGCGGCGCAAGGCCGGAACTGCCATTGTGCTGATAGAGGTAAACCGGCGTTTCTACCAGCTGCTGCACCAGCGCTACGCCGGCCACGCCGATGTACATATTGTGCACGGCTCGGCCGATAGAACCGGGGAATATCTGCAGAAGCTAGGCCTGCCGCAGCCCGACTATGTAGTGTGTGGGCTGCCGTTTTCGTCGTTGCCGCGGCGTCTGGGCTGGCGGATTTTGGAGCACACCAAGAACTTGCTAACCCCATCGGGCAAGCTGATTTTGTTTCAGTATTCACTCCGCAATAAGAAGCTGTTCGGGAAGTTCTTCGAGCAGTTCGCCGAAACCCGAGTTCTGCAGAACGTGCCTCCGGCTTACGTGCTCGAATACAGGCCTACCGTTTAGCTGACATCGGTCGCTACGCGGTACTCGGGGTCTTCCATAATGTTGACCTCGATGAGGGCTGCGGCGTTGTGCAACAGTTGGCGGCAGTCGGGGCTGAGGTGGCGCAGGTGCAGGGTTTTGCCCAGGCGCTGGTAGCGCTCCGTGAGCTTGTTGAGCGCCTCGATGCCCGACATATCGGCCACCCGGCTATCCTGGAAATCAATAACAACCTCAGCAGGGTCGGCCTGCACATCGAACTTCTCGGTGAAAGCCTGCACCGAGCCGAAAAAAAGCGGCCCATAGATTTCATAATGCTTGGCCCCACTCTCATCCAGATACGTGCGTGCCCGAATGCGCTTGGCGTTTTCCCAGGCAAAGGCCAATGCCGATACCACTACGCCCAGCAGTACCGCCAGTGCCAGGTTTTGGGAAATAGCCGTTACCAGCGTCACGAGGGCCATGACCAGCACATCGGTAAGAGGCATGCGCCGCAGAATCCGGAGGCTGGCCCACTCAAAAGTGCCGATAACGACCATGAACATCACGCCTACCAAGGCCGCCAGCGGCAGCTGCTCAATGAGGGAAGAGCCCGCTACCACAAACAGGGCCAGCGCCACGGCCGCCACCACACCCGACAACCGCCCGCGCCCCCGAGATTCGAGGTTCACCATCGTCTGCCCAATCATGGCACAGCCGCCCATGCCACCAAACAGGCCGGAAGTAATGTTGGCCAGGCCCTGGGCCACGCAGTCCTTGTTGCTGCGGCCGCGCGTGTCGGTCATTTCATCCACCACAGTAAGCGTCAGGAGGCTTTCGGTGAGGCCTACCAGCGCCATAATTACGGCGTAAGGAAACACGATAACCAGCGTGTGCCACTCCAGCGGCACCTGGGGCAGGTGGAAGGCCGGTAGGCCACCCGCAATAGAAGCAATATCTCCTACCGATTTGGTTTCCAGCCCGCCCAGAATCACGAGGGCCGAAACCACTACAATGGCCGTGAGGGAAGCTGGCACCGCTTTCGTAAGCTTGGGCATGAAATACACAATGGCCATGGTAAGCGCCACCAGGCCTAGCATTAGGAGCAGGGGAGTGCCCGTGAGCCAGTGTTCCGCGCCGCCTGCATCGTGCACCTTAAACTGCTCCAGCTGGGCCATGAAGATGATAAGTGCCAAGCCATTCACGAAGCCAAATACCACCGGCTGCGGCACCAGCCGGATAAACTTGCCAAACCGCAACACCCCAATAGCCACCTGAAGTATGCCCATCAGGGCCACTGCCGCAAACAGGTACTCCACGCCGTGCTGCACCACCAGGCTCACAATTACCACGGCTACCGAGCCGGCCGCGCCCGAAATCATGCCTGGCCGTCCGCCAAACAGGCTGGTGATGAGGCAGATGATAAAGGCCGAGCCGATACCCACCAATGGGCTGATATGGGCCAGCAGCGCGAAAGCCACCACCTCGGGCACCAGGGCCAGCGCTGTGGTAAGACCGGCCAGAATTTCGTTTTTGACGTTGACTTTATACTGCTGTAAATAGGGCAGAACCTGTAGCATATCGGCTGAGAAAAGGGCAAAAGAAAAGCCGCACGCTTCCAGTAGAAAGCGGCGGCACCGGGTACTCTAGGCCAGTCCTCAGGGTGGGGTGAGCTTGAAAATAGACGATGCGAACTGTGGCATAAGCAGCCACAAAGGTAAACGCTCCGCCGAAAGAACCGCGTCGTAGAGTGGCCTAGCAGTCAGCAAAGGCAGCCCACGCGGCTCCCGCCCCGAATGGACTTAGCTTTACGCCACCTTACCCGCGCATTGCCATGCACCACAATCCCGATGAACACTTCCTGGCTCACTGCCAGCTGCTGGCTCAGCAGGCGGCTGCCCAAGGCGAAAGTCCGGTGGGCGCCCTTGTGGTGTGTGACGGCCAGGTGGTAGCCACCGCTACGGAAGCAACCCGCCGGCAGGGCACGATCACGG
Proteins encoded in this window:
- a CDS encoding class I SAM-dependent methyltransferase, which produces MLPSFLEEFFRNPATVGSLVPSSQALTDKVLEPIDFATAHCIVEYGPGTGVFTDVLMRRRKAGTAIVLIEVNRRFYQLLHQRYAGHADVHIVHGSADRTGEYLQKLGLPQPDYVVCGLPFSSLPRRLGWRILEHTKNLLTPSGKLILFQYSLRNKKLFGKFFEQFAETRVLQNVPPAYVLEYRPTV
- a CDS encoding SulP family inorganic anion transporter, translating into MLQVLPYLQQYKVNVKNEILAGLTTALALVPEVVAFALLAHISPLVGIGSAFIICLITSLFGGRPGMISGAAGSVAVVIVSLVVQHGVEYLFAAVALMGILQVAIGVLRFGKFIRLVPQPVVFGFVNGLALIIFMAQLEQFKVHDAGGAEHWLTGTPLLLMLGLVALTMAIVYFMPKLTKAVPASLTAIVVVSALVILGGLETKSVGDIASIAGGLPAFHLPQVPLEWHTLVIVFPYAVIMALVGLTESLLTLTVVDEMTDTRGRSNKDCVAQGLANITSGLFGGMGGCAMIGQTMVNLESRGRGRLSGVVAAVALALFVVAGSSLIEQLPLAALVGVMFMVVIGTFEWASLRILRRMPLTDVLVMALVTLVTAISQNLALAVLLGVVVSALAFAWENAKRIRARTYLDESGAKHYEIYGPLFFGSVQAFTEKFDVQADPAEVVIDFQDSRVADMSGIEALNKLTERYQRLGKTLHLRHLSPDCRQLLHNAAALIEVNIMEDPEYRVATDVS